In a genomic window of Variovorax paradoxus:
- a CDS encoding citrate transporter translates to MTKDTAASALPPATAAADTAPPHEGGGNGLLWVLVAVAVLFAFVRPRAPLDWLQLIDWQTVGALAGLLAITQGVEKSGVLQSAAQRLLARTTNLRQLALLLVASAAVLSALVTNDVSLFLLVPLTRVLATQAHLPLARLVVLEALAVNAGSALTPIGNPQNLYLWHRSGESFAGFMGMMAPTVGVMLFWLFAAVWLLVPRTAIALKPAADSAPVQPRLLALSGLLFVGFVVALDRHWLAAGLAVVFGAYLLFQRRVLRDVDWALLAIIALMFVDLRQLAELPFIAALMTQWPIAEGWRAYLAAIVSSQFISNVPATILLDRYVHDLPALAAGVSVGGFGCVLGSLANLIALRLAKLPNGLREFHRLSVPFLLVCAASALLLRLG, encoded by the coding sequence ATGACCAAAGACACCGCCGCGTCCGCCCTGCCCCCCGCCACCGCCGCCGCGGACACCGCCCCGCCGCACGAGGGCGGCGGCAACGGCCTGCTGTGGGTGCTGGTGGCGGTGGCGGTGCTGTTCGCCTTCGTGCGGCCGCGCGCGCCGCTCGACTGGCTCCAGCTGATCGACTGGCAGACCGTGGGCGCGCTCGCGGGCCTGCTCGCGATCACGCAGGGCGTGGAGAAGAGCGGCGTGCTGCAGTCGGCCGCGCAGCGCCTGCTGGCGCGCACCACCAACCTGCGCCAGCTCGCATTGCTGCTCGTGGCCAGCGCCGCCGTGCTGTCGGCGCTGGTCACCAACGACGTCAGCCTGTTCCTGCTGGTGCCGCTCACGCGCGTGCTCGCCACCCAGGCGCACCTGCCGCTGGCGCGGCTGGTGGTGCTGGAGGCGCTGGCGGTCAACGCGGGCTCGGCGCTCACGCCGATCGGCAATCCGCAGAACCTCTACCTGTGGCACCGCAGCGGCGAGAGCTTCGCGGGCTTCATGGGGATGATGGCGCCGACCGTGGGCGTGATGCTGTTCTGGCTGTTCGCCGCCGTCTGGCTGCTGGTGCCGCGCACCGCCATCGCGCTCAAGCCCGCGGCCGACAGCGCGCCGGTGCAGCCGCGGCTGCTGGCGCTGTCGGGCCTGCTGTTCGTGGGCTTCGTGGTCGCGCTCGACCGGCACTGGCTGGCCGCGGGCCTGGCGGTGGTGTTCGGCGCCTACCTGCTGTTCCAGCGCCGCGTGCTGCGCGACGTCGACTGGGCGCTGCTCGCGATCATCGCGCTGATGTTCGTCGACCTGCGCCAGCTCGCCGAGCTGCCCTTCATCGCCGCGCTGATGACGCAATGGCCGATCGCCGAGGGCTGGCGCGCCTACCTGGCGGCGATCGTGAGCTCGCAGTTCATCAGCAACGTGCCGGCCACCATCCTGCTCGACCGCTACGTGCACGACCTGCCGGCGCTGGCCGCCGGCGTGAGCGTGGGCGGCTTCGGCTGCGTGCTGGGTTCGCTCGCCAACCTGATCGCGCTGCGGCTCGCGAAGCTGCCCAACGGGCTGCGCGAGTTCCATCGCCTGAGCGTGCCCTTCCTCTTGGTGTGCGCGGCCTCGGCGCTGCTGCTGCGGCTGGGGTGA
- a CDS encoding DUF4148 domain-containing protein, with the protein MKLSLTQAVAVASFAMLAAAGAKAESYDGVHQAVSAKTRAEINDEAVRAAAAPNQNVTRGSRGPETVARSTDRASVVAEAVRTAAAPDQNVGSGSRVNSKVISTLQNPVDARAAASRDASKL; encoded by the coding sequence ATGAAGCTCTCCCTGACCCAGGCTGTCGCCGTCGCCTCCTTCGCCATGCTCGCCGCCGCGGGCGCCAAGGCCGAAAGCTATGACGGCGTGCACCAGGCCGTGTCGGCCAAGACCCGCGCCGAGATCAACGACGAAGCCGTGCGCGCCGCCGCGGCGCCGAACCAGAACGTGACGCGCGGTTCGCGTGGCCCCGAGACCGTGGCGCGCTCGACCGACCGCGCCAGCGTGGTCGCCGAGGCCGTGCGCACCGCGGCCGCGCCCGACCAGAACGTGGGCTCGGGCTCGCGCGTCAACAGCAAGGTGATCTCGACGCTGCAGAACCCAGTGGACGCACGCGCCGCCGCCTCGCGCGACGCCAGCAAGCTCTGA
- a CDS encoding fimbrial protein, which produces MRKFFKLAALAAVAGALSQGAMAADGTINFTGEIVDAPCSISPNSQNMTVPLGKVARTVLDGGKGKKATPSKFTIDLLGCGATAKGATVSFTGTPDLDDATNLRLANAGQVGVTTASGVAIELGDSAATKIPLGSESAQYVLGQGDNALKFQAVYVSTKDTVTVGPANSVAQFTVNYK; this is translated from the coding sequence ATGCGTAAATTCTTCAAGCTGGCGGCGCTGGCCGCTGTTGCCGGTGCGCTGTCGCAAGGCGCGATGGCTGCCGACGGCACCATCAACTTCACGGGCGAAATCGTCGATGCGCCTTGCTCGATCTCGCCGAACAGCCAGAACATGACCGTGCCGCTGGGCAAGGTCGCTCGCACGGTGCTCGACGGCGGCAAGGGCAAGAAGGCCACGCCGTCGAAGTTCACCATCGACCTGCTCGGCTGCGGCGCCACCGCCAAGGGCGCGACCGTGTCGTTCACCGGCACGCCCGACCTCGACGACGCCACCAACCTGCGCCTGGCGAATGCCGGCCAGGTCGGCGTGACCACGGCTTCGGGCGTGGCCATCGAGCTCGGTGACTCGGCCGCCACCAAGATTCCGCTCGGCTCGGAATCGGCGCAGTACGTGCTGGGCCAGGGCGACAACGCCCTGAAGTTCCAGGCCGTGTACGTGTCGACCAAGGACACCGTGACGGTCGGTCCGGCCAACTCGGTGGCCCAGTTCACGGTCAACTACAAGTAA
- a CDS encoding response regulator transcription factor codes for MPRILLIDDDEHLGAPLASYFARFGCTLESAVRPSEGLARLRAESFDAAILDVMLPEMDGFALCREIRKESDIPIVMLTARGEVMDRVVGLELGADDYVPKPFEPRELVARVQTILRRQRVAPPAAASSQQRVFDGLAIDLDRRLVLRQGERVDLTGTEFELLALLAAEPGKVFSRDDILNRLRGHEAELYTRAVDIVVSRLRKKLEPLDCIKTLRNAGYALAVAPGEPSS; via the coding sequence ATGCCGCGCATCCTGCTGATCGACGACGACGAGCACCTCGGCGCGCCGCTGGCGAGCTATTTCGCGCGCTTCGGCTGCACCCTCGAGAGCGCGGTGCGGCCCAGCGAAGGCCTGGCGCGGCTGCGCGCCGAGAGCTTCGACGCCGCCATCCTCGACGTCATGCTGCCCGAGATGGACGGCTTCGCGCTGTGCCGCGAGATCCGCAAGGAGAGCGACATCCCGATCGTGATGCTGACCGCGCGCGGCGAGGTGATGGACCGCGTGGTCGGCCTCGAGCTCGGCGCCGACGACTACGTGCCCAAGCCCTTCGAGCCGCGCGAACTCGTGGCGCGCGTGCAGACCATCCTGCGGCGCCAGCGCGTCGCGCCGCCCGCGGCCGCCTCGTCGCAGCAGCGCGTGTTCGACGGCCTGGCGATCGACCTCGACCGGCGCCTGGTGCTGCGCCAGGGCGAGCGCGTCGACCTCACGGGCACCGAGTTCGAGCTGCTGGCGCTGCTGGCGGCCGAGCCCGGCAAGGTGTTCAGCCGCGACGACATCCTCAACCGGCTGCGCGGCCACGAGGCCGAGCTCTACACGCGCGCGGTCGACATCGTGGTGAGCCGCCTGCGCAAGAAGCTCGAGCCGCTGGACTGCATCAAGACCTTGCGCAACGCGGGCTACGCGCTGGCCGTGGCGCCCGGCGAGCCTTCTTCATGA
- a CDS encoding type 1 fimbrial protein, protein MSASTPSRFILPALALLFGAQGAWAECRVTPGYIEKTVNMAMGRVVIPNDAAVGTIFKKQLFPLPLTGTTNKPWTCTGGGSVKGVMLQGTAVPGYDHVYTTAVPGVGIRLSRYFSDTEVSYYPHDRSTTTDFGEFNAASRFQVELFKIATVTGNGPLAQGTYTQYYAVGSDNRSVLTTYLLGEGITIITPSCTVDTGSRNISVQFGKVPQSNFKGRGTTTGDRNFNIKLNCRAGQNAQNTVYLRMDATKDPAGDDGVIRITQGGAGTATGVGIQVIDGQKVPVKYGEEALVGPSKDGDYVLPYTARYFQTGNAVTPGRADGTATFTLDYK, encoded by the coding sequence ATGAGCGCCAGCACGCCGTCCCGTTTCATCCTCCCCGCGCTCGCGCTGCTGTTCGGCGCGCAGGGCGCCTGGGCCGAGTGCCGGGTGACACCGGGCTACATCGAGAAGACGGTCAACATGGCGATGGGCCGGGTGGTCATTCCGAACGATGCCGCGGTCGGCACCATCTTCAAGAAGCAGCTGTTCCCACTGCCCCTGACGGGCACCACCAACAAGCCGTGGACCTGCACCGGCGGCGGCAGCGTGAAGGGCGTGATGCTGCAGGGCACGGCGGTGCCCGGGTACGACCACGTGTACACGACCGCCGTACCCGGCGTGGGCATCCGGCTGTCGCGCTACTTCAGCGACACCGAGGTCAGCTACTACCCGCACGACCGCTCGACCACCACCGACTTCGGCGAGTTCAACGCGGCCTCGCGCTTCCAGGTGGAGCTGTTCAAGATCGCGACGGTCACCGGCAACGGGCCGCTGGCGCAGGGCACCTACACCCAGTACTACGCGGTGGGATCGGACAACCGCTCGGTGCTCACGACCTACCTGCTGGGCGAGGGCATCACCATCATCACGCCCTCGTGCACGGTGGACACGGGCTCGCGCAACATCTCGGTCCAGTTCGGCAAGGTGCCGCAGAGCAACTTCAAGGGCAGGGGCACCACCACGGGCGACCGCAACTTCAATATCAAGCTGAACTGCAGGGCGGGCCAGAACGCGCAGAACACGGTGTACCTGCGCATGGATGCGACCAAGGACCCGGCGGGCGACGATGGGGTGATCCGCATCACCCAGGGCGGCGCCGGCACCGCGACCGGCGTGGGCATCCAGGTGATCGACGGACAGAAGGTGCCCGTCAAGTACGGCGAGGAGGCGCTGGTGGGGCCGTCGAAGGACGGCGACTACGTGCTGCCGTACACGGCGCGCTACTTCCAGACCGGCAATGCGGTGACGCCGGGGCGCGCCGACGGCACGGCGACTTTCACGCTCGACTACAAATAG
- a CDS encoding DUF4260 domain-containing protein, giving the protein MKTIEPNLGDLIALRRQAARRASDAATEMREGAATGGVRTTLRLESLAVLAGALIAYDRTGGGWGLFALLFLLPDLSMLGYLAGPRIGARVYNLAHSYLVPLGIGALGLLVALPFALPLALIWAAHIAFDRALGFGLKYDAGFGFTHLGRVGRQDPW; this is encoded by the coding sequence ATGAAGACCATCGAACCGAACCTGGGCGACCTGATCGCGCTGCGGCGCCAGGCCGCGCGCCGCGCGAGCGATGCCGCGACCGAGATGCGGGAAGGCGCCGCGACCGGCGGCGTGCGCACCACGCTGCGGCTCGAGTCGCTGGCCGTGCTGGCGGGCGCGCTGATCGCCTACGACCGCACCGGCGGCGGCTGGGGCCTGTTCGCGCTGCTGTTCCTGCTGCCCGACCTGTCGATGCTCGGCTACCTGGCGGGGCCGCGCATCGGCGCGCGGGTCTACAACCTCGCGCACTCGTACCTGGTGCCGCTGGGCATCGGCGCGCTGGGCCTGCTGGTGGCGTTGCCCTTCGCGCTGCCGCTGGCGCTGATCTGGGCCGCGCACATCGCGTTCGATCGCGCGCTGGGCTTCGGCCTCAAGTACGACGCGGGCTTCGGCTTCACGCACCTGGGCCGCGTCGGAAGGCAGGACCCATGGTGA
- a CDS encoding NADP-dependent oxidoreductase — translation MTDTTALVNHQVRLAKRPEGAATREHWRFGSEPVAEPAEGGVLVKTLSLSLDPAMRGWLNDAKSYIPPVEIGAVMRAGGVGRVIASKNPQFAVGDTVYGTLNVQEYMLIPQEEIKRNGLVKIDLRVGSITQWLNVLGMPGMTGYFGLMDVGQPKAGETVVISGAAGAVGQTVGQLAKIKGCRVVGIAGGEAKCDWVVKELGFDACIDYKAGAAAVRDGLKQHCPKGVDIYFDNVGGEILDLVLARIARKARIIICGAISQYNNANSMPAAGPRNYLSLLVNRARMEGIVVFDYADRYPVAIAELAGYLKEGRMKSKEDIVQGLDTFPEALNRLFSGANFGKLVLQVATE, via the coding sequence ATGACCGACACCACCGCACTCGTCAACCACCAGGTCCGCCTCGCCAAGCGTCCCGAGGGCGCCGCCACGCGCGAGCACTGGCGCTTCGGCAGCGAGCCCGTGGCCGAGCCGGCCGAGGGCGGCGTGCTGGTCAAGACGCTGTCGCTGTCGCTCGACCCGGCCATGCGCGGCTGGCTCAACGATGCCAAGAGCTACATCCCGCCGGTCGAGATCGGCGCCGTGATGCGCGCGGGCGGCGTCGGCCGCGTCATCGCTTCGAAGAACCCGCAGTTCGCGGTCGGCGACACCGTCTACGGCACGCTCAACGTGCAGGAATACATGCTGATCCCGCAAGAGGAGATCAAGCGCAACGGCTTGGTGAAGATCGACCTGCGCGTGGGCAGCATCACCCAGTGGCTCAACGTGCTGGGCATGCCCGGCATGACCGGCTACTTCGGCCTGATGGACGTGGGGCAGCCCAAGGCCGGCGAGACCGTCGTGATCTCGGGCGCCGCCGGCGCGGTCGGCCAGACCGTGGGCCAGCTGGCCAAGATCAAGGGCTGCCGCGTGGTCGGCATCGCGGGCGGCGAGGCCAAGTGCGACTGGGTGGTCAAGGAGCTGGGCTTCGACGCCTGCATCGACTACAAGGCCGGCGCCGCCGCCGTGCGCGACGGCCTCAAGCAGCACTGCCCCAAGGGCGTGGACATCTACTTCGACAACGTCGGCGGCGAGATCCTCGACCTCGTGCTCGCGCGCATCGCGCGCAAGGCCCGCATCATCATCTGCGGCGCCATCAGCCAGTACAACAACGCCAACAGCATGCCCGCGGCCGGCCCGCGCAACTACCTGAGCCTGCTGGTGAACCGGGCGCGCATGGAAGGCATCGTGGTGTTCGACTACGCCGACCGCTATCCCGTGGCCATCGCCGAGCTGGCGGGTTACCTGAAGGAGGGGCGCATGAAGAGCAAGGAAGACATCGTGCAGGGCCTCGATACCTTCCCCGAGGCCCTGAACCGGCTGTTCAGCGGCGCGAACTTCGGCAAGCTGGTGCTGCAGGTGGCGACCGAGTGA
- a CDS encoding HAMP domain-containing histidine kinase, which produces MNFRRRERRDREGAWHAFACRRDELHRQWHAQWHEKVQGKRRWRRSLRIRLVMMFVLLAVVMTGVFLAGMKKSFSTGWAESAQPMLVDYADRLVAELGTPPDVSRAQALVDRLPITIRIVGPTVNWDSNPGEHGTRGGWMRDHDESTWGDKWFIRPTADGHRVIFGWAPRLWQIAPRAAGWATLSLLLLLVVLGYAYVSRLLRPLIDIREGAQRFGRGDFERPIPVRRNDDIGDLAEHINTMAHDIQAMLDAKRGLLLALSHELRSPLTRARLNAELLPATAEGRAEREALLRDLNEMRDLISDLLESERLASPHAALQRERIDLAALVRETVAEMPAAREVHLDLAEGLPAHSVDRMRIRLLVRNLLDNALRYSTEAPRPPSVSVRAVLEGQAQGVEIEVRDFGPGVDEAQLERLTEAFYRTDGARQRATGGVGLGMYLCRLIAEAHGGSLRVRNASPGLQIVVRLG; this is translated from the coding sequence ATGAACTTCCGCCGCCGGGAACGCCGCGATCGCGAGGGCGCGTGGCACGCCTTCGCCTGCCGCCGCGACGAGCTGCACCGGCAGTGGCATGCGCAGTGGCACGAGAAGGTGCAGGGCAAGCGCCGCTGGCGCCGCTCGCTGCGCATCCGGCTGGTGATGATGTTCGTGCTGCTCGCGGTGGTCATGACCGGCGTGTTCCTCGCGGGCATGAAGAAGTCCTTCTCCACCGGCTGGGCCGAGTCCGCGCAGCCGATGCTGGTCGACTACGCCGACCGGCTGGTGGCCGAGCTCGGCACGCCGCCCGACGTGTCGCGCGCGCAGGCGCTGGTCGACCGCCTGCCGATCACCATCCGCATCGTCGGGCCGACGGTCAACTGGGATTCGAACCCCGGCGAACACGGCACGCGCGGCGGCTGGATGCGCGACCACGACGAATCGACATGGGGCGACAAGTGGTTCATCCGACCCACGGCCGACGGCCACCGCGTGATCTTCGGCTGGGCGCCGCGGCTGTGGCAGATCGCGCCGCGCGCGGCCGGCTGGGCCACGCTGAGCCTGCTGCTGCTGCTCGTGGTGCTGGGCTATGCCTACGTGAGCCGGCTGCTGCGGCCGCTGATCGACATCCGCGAGGGCGCGCAGCGCTTCGGCCGCGGCGACTTCGAGCGGCCGATCCCGGTGCGGCGCAACGACGACATCGGCGATCTCGCGGAGCACATCAACACCATGGCCCACGACATCCAGGCCATGCTCGATGCCAAGCGCGGCCTGCTGCTGGCGCTGAGCCACGAGCTGCGCTCGCCGCTCACGCGCGCGCGGCTCAATGCCGAACTGCTGCCGGCCACGGCCGAGGGCCGGGCCGAGCGCGAGGCGCTGCTGCGCGACCTCAACGAGATGCGCGACCTGATCAGCGACCTGCTCGAGAGCGAACGGCTCGCGAGCCCGCATGCGGCGCTGCAGCGCGAGCGCATCGACCTCGCGGCGCTGGTGCGTGAGACCGTGGCCGAGATGCCGGCCGCGCGCGAGGTCCACCTCGACCTCGCCGAGGGCCTGCCCGCGCATTCGGTCGACCGCATGCGCATCCGCCTGCTGGTGCGCAACCTGCTGGACAACGCGCTGCGCTACAGCACCGAGGCGCCGCGTCCGCCCAGCGTGTCGGTGCGCGCGGTGCTCGAGGGCCAGGCGCAGGGCGTGGAGATCGAGGTGCGCGATTTCGGTCCGGGCGTGGACGAGGCGCAGCTCGAGCGGCTGACCGAGGCCTTCTACCGCACCGACGGCGCACGCCAGCGCGCCACCGGCGGCGTCGGCCTGGGCATGTACCTGTGCCGGCTGATCGCCGAGGCGCATGGCGGCAGCCTGCGGGTGCGCAATGCGTCGCCGGGTCTGCAGATCGTGGTGCGGCTGGGCTGA
- a CDS encoding Spy/CpxP family protein refolding chaperone, translated as MKHWIKRTLFGFAGLAVVAGSVAGCAGHRHGWNGDSAEFRAKMVERVGSKLDLDTAQKQKLTVLAEKLQAQRQALRGADGAGDPRSQFRALFAGNKLDQAGATRLVDEKTAALRNGSPEIIAAAADFFDHLNPAQQQKVREFMERGGRRWSRQG; from the coding sequence ATGAAACACTGGATCAAACGCACGCTCTTCGGTTTTGCCGGGCTCGCCGTGGTGGCCGGCAGCGTCGCCGGCTGCGCCGGTCATCGCCACGGCTGGAACGGCGACAGCGCCGAGTTCCGCGCCAAGATGGTCGAGCGCGTGGGCAGCAAGCTCGACCTCGATACCGCGCAGAAGCAGAAGCTCACCGTGCTGGCCGAGAAGCTGCAGGCGCAGCGTCAGGCCCTGCGCGGCGCCGACGGCGCGGGCGATCCGCGCTCGCAGTTCCGCGCCCTGTTCGCGGGCAACAAGCTCGACCAGGCCGGCGCCACCCGCCTGGTCGACGAGAAGACCGCGGCGCTGCGCAATGGCAGCCCCGAGATCATTGCCGCGGCGGCCGACTTCTTCGACCACCTGAACCCCGCGCAGCAGCAGAAGGTGCGCGAGTTCATGGAGCGCGGCGGACGCCGCTGGAGCCGCCAAGGCTGA
- a CDS encoding molecular chaperone gives MCSKNRIRWTLGIVAMLCLQWPAAAGVMLGGTRVILGEKDREASIPVKNTGTSPYVVQAWIDAGEGRNKTPMLVTPPLSRLDPGMENILRIMRVAGELPADRESVFWLNVKEIPERSKDENVLQIAVRSRIKLFYRPSGLGGKSEEARAQLQWAVAGGAQGAVLRIGNPTPYHVTFTGLRINGGQQDINADMVPPFGESLYPLTAVKAPQAIQVNFTTLNDYGGETPEELVRVPAGDAPVAVKAELVPVAADAAKR, from the coding sequence ATGTGCAGCAAGAATCGAATTCGTTGGACCCTGGGCATCGTGGCGATGCTGTGCCTCCAGTGGCCGGCCGCGGCGGGCGTGATGCTCGGCGGCACGCGCGTCATCCTGGGCGAGAAGGACCGCGAAGCCTCGATCCCGGTGAAGAACACCGGCACCTCGCCTTACGTGGTCCAGGCCTGGATCGACGCCGGCGAGGGCAGGAACAAGACCCCGATGCTGGTCACGCCGCCGCTGTCGCGGCTCGATCCCGGCATGGAGAACATCCTGCGCATCATGCGCGTGGCGGGCGAACTGCCGGCCGACCGCGAATCGGTGTTCTGGCTCAACGTGAAGGAGATTCCCGAGCGTTCGAAGGACGAGAACGTGCTGCAGATCGCGGTGCGCAGCCGCATCAAGCTGTTCTACCGGCCGAGCGGCCTGGGCGGCAAGTCCGAGGAGGCCCGCGCGCAACTGCAGTGGGCGGTGGCCGGCGGCGCGCAGGGCGCGGTGCTTCGAATCGGTAACCCGACGCCCTACCACGTGACCTTCACCGGTCTCAGGATCAATGGCGGCCAGCAGGACATCAACGCCGACATGGTGCCGCCCTTCGGCGAGTCGCTGTATCCGCTGACCGCGGTGAAGGCACCGCAGGCGATCCAGGTCAACTTCACCACGCTCAACGACTACGGCGGCGAAACCCCCGAGGAGCTGGTGCGCGTGCCCGCGGGCGATGCGCCAGTGGCCGTGAAGGCCGAGCTGGTGCCTGTCGCGGCGGACGCCGCGAAGCGCTGA
- a CDS encoding fimbrial biogenesis outer membrane usher protein, giving the protein MRRRVPTFPALRRAPVAAALLAGLGMHGAHAAPAPQKQQLAASSFNEEFLGIGGDQPNADLSLFSFGNRVLAGKYTVDVSLNERGVGQSEVRFEDREGTNDAVACLTRGLLDGWGVNVAVFPAIAAAADEVCIDLAGAIPESKLSYDAGRQRLFLSIPQAALKRSARGAVGPEKWDRGITAFMLDYQLNHSRFSGSDYRNDNPLTNPQLNVFDAADPFNRNRNTLQRNTFFAGVRAGFNWGDWRFRHYSTYNRGLDGQSRWQGVTSYAQRDLAPINGQLLIGDGNTPGNFFDSLPFRGVQLSSDDAMLPDSLQGYAPTIRGIAQTNARVTVRQNGYIVYSTFVAPGPFVLDDLYPTASSGDLEVTITEADGRQTRYTQAFSAVPTLLREGTWRYSATVGKYRNGYDSVNANPLLPSQAPAEPVFLQATLARGLPDEYSVYGGLIAARKYQSGLVGVGKNMRAFGAVSFDLSAARTVDRFDKTYNGQSLRFLYSKAFVDSGTNFRVAGYRYSTSGYRTFQEAAQMQGLLLPDNFNSRRNELRFELSQQIGSWGSVFASARQQTYWGTPAKDRLVQVGWSGNYKQFGYSVFYNHSTNNGGINSFGAGTARPVNRQLMVMVSIPLGDTRASAQYTVSRDSDGRLNQQASVYGSAFEDSRLNYNVTAGHSNVEGQGSNGSASASYLSPVGRFDVGHSQGKGYGQTTFGMSGGLLAHGGGLTLSQPLGETIALVQAPKAGGVGFESQPGVATDSAGNAVIPNLSPYRLNRLALRTGDLGDTVEVKNAAMEVVPTRGAVVVAKFETSVGFRLLMTLSDAKGRALPLGSKIENEAGQEVGIVGPDGQAFVTGAGQSGHLTVRWGQGANDQCTVAYSLPEDANPPPIRELAGQCSGPTSVPFATLKGAR; this is encoded by the coding sequence ATGCGCCGCCGCGTGCCCACCTTCCCCGCGCTGCGTCGCGCGCCGGTCGCCGCCGCGCTGCTCGCGGGACTCGGCATGCACGGCGCCCATGCCGCACCCGCGCCGCAGAAGCAGCAGCTCGCCGCTTCGAGCTTCAACGAGGAATTCCTCGGCATCGGCGGCGACCAGCCGAATGCCGACCTCTCGCTGTTCTCCTTCGGCAACCGCGTGCTCGCGGGCAAGTACACCGTCGACGTCTCGCTCAACGAGCGCGGCGTGGGCCAGAGCGAGGTCCGCTTCGAGGACAGGGAAGGCACCAACGACGCCGTGGCCTGCCTCACGCGCGGCCTGCTCGACGGCTGGGGCGTGAACGTCGCCGTGTTCCCGGCGATCGCCGCTGCCGCCGACGAAGTCTGCATCGACCTCGCCGGCGCCATTCCCGAATCGAAGCTCAGCTACGACGCCGGCCGCCAGCGCCTGTTCCTGAGCATTCCGCAGGCCGCGCTCAAGCGCAGCGCGCGCGGCGCCGTGGGCCCCGAGAAGTGGGACAGGGGCATCACCGCCTTCATGCTGGACTACCAGCTCAACCACTCGCGCTTCAGCGGCAGCGACTACCGCAACGACAACCCGCTGACCAACCCGCAGCTCAACGTCTTCGATGCCGCCGATCCGTTCAACCGCAACCGCAACACGCTCCAGCGCAACACCTTCTTCGCGGGCGTGCGCGCGGGCTTCAACTGGGGCGACTGGCGCTTTCGCCACTACTCGACCTACAACCGCGGCCTGGACGGCCAGAGCCGCTGGCAGGGCGTCACCAGCTACGCCCAGCGCGACCTGGCCCCGATCAACGGCCAGCTGCTGATCGGCGACGGCAACACGCCCGGCAACTTCTTCGACAGCCTGCCGTTCCGCGGCGTGCAGCTGTCCTCCGACGACGCCATGCTGCCCGACAGCCTGCAGGGCTACGCGCCCACCATCCGCGGCATCGCCCAGACCAATGCGCGCGTCACCGTGCGGCAGAACGGCTACATCGTCTACAGCACCTTCGTGGCGCCCGGGCCCTTCGTGCTCGACGACCTCTATCCCACCGCCTCGAGCGGCGACCTCGAGGTGACGATCACCGAGGCCGATGGCCGCCAGACCAGGTACACCCAGGCCTTCTCGGCCGTGCCCACCCTGCTGCGCGAGGGCACCTGGCGCTACTCGGCCACCGTGGGCAAGTACCGCAACGGTTACGACAGCGTGAACGCCAACCCGCTGCTGCCGAGCCAGGCGCCGGCCGAGCCGGTGTTCCTGCAGGCGACCCTGGCGCGCGGCCTGCCCGACGAGTACTCGGTGTACGGCGGCCTGATCGCCGCGCGCAAGTACCAGTCGGGCCTGGTGGGCGTGGGCAAGAACATGCGCGCCTTCGGCGCCGTCTCGTTCGACCTCTCGGCCGCGCGCACCGTCGACCGCTTCGACAAGACCTACAACGGCCAGTCGCTGCGCTTCCTCTATTCGAAGGCCTTCGTCGACTCGGGCACCAACTTCCGCGTGGCCGGCTACCGCTACTCGACCAGCGGCTACCGCACCTTCCAGGAAGCGGCGCAGATGCAGGGCCTGCTGCTGCCCGACAACTTCAACAGCCGTCGCAACGAGCTGCGCTTCGAGCTCTCGCAGCAGATCGGCAGCTGGGGCTCGGTGTTCGCCTCGGCGCGCCAGCAGACCTACTGGGGCACGCCCGCCAAGGACCGGCTGGTGCAGGTCGGCTGGTCGGGCAACTACAAGCAGTTCGGCTACAGCGTCTTCTACAACCACAGCACCAACAACGGCGGCATCAACAGCTTCGGCGCCGGCACGGCCCGCCCGGTCAACCGGCAACTGATGGTGATGGTCAGCATCCCGCTGGGCGACACGCGCGCCAGCGCGCAGTACACCGTGAGCCGCGACAGCGACGGGCGCCTCAACCAGCAGGCCAGCGTCTACGGCAGCGCCTTCGAGGACAGCCGGCTCAACTACAACGTCACCGCGGGCCACTCGAACGTCGAGGGCCAGGGCTCCAACGGCAGCGCCAGCGCGAGCTACCTGTCGCCCGTGGGCCGCTTCGATGTCGGCCATTCGCAGGGCAAGGGCTACGGCCAGACCACCTTCGGCATGTCGGGCGGCCTGCTGGCGCACGGCGGCGGCCTCACCCTGTCGCAGCCGCTGGGCGAGACCATCGCGCTGGTGCAGGCGCCCAAGGCCGGCGGCGTGGGCTTCGAGTCGCAGCCGGGCGTGGCGACCGACAGCGCGGGCAATGCCGTCATCCCGAACCTGAGCCCGTACCGGCTCAACCGCCTCGCGCTGCGCACCGGCGACCTCGGCGACACCGTCGAGGTGAAGAACGCGGCGATGGAGGTGGTGCCCACGCGCGGCGCCGTGGTGGTCGCGAAGTTCGAGACCTCGGTGGGCTTCCGCCTGCTGATGACGCTGAGCGACGCGAAGGGCCGCGCCTTGCCGCTGGGTTCGAAGATCGAGAACGAGGCCGGCCAGGAGGTCGGCATCGTCGGCCCCGACGGCCAGGCCTTCGTGACCGGCGCGGGCCAGAGCGGCCATCTCACGGTGCGCTGGGGACAGGGCGCCAACGACCAGTGCACGGTGGCCTACAGCCTGCCCGAGGACGCCAACCCGCCGCCGATCCGCGAACTGGCGGGGCAGTGCAGCGGCCCCACGTCCGTGCCGTTCGCGACATTGAAAGGAGCGCGATGA